A single Amblyraja radiata isolate CabotCenter1 chromosome 36, sAmbRad1.1.pri, whole genome shotgun sequence DNA region contains:
- the LOC116966233 gene encoding uncharacterized protein LOC116966233, protein MDRVIASLNTPAQVQGIHKMRPRFLCISLPAGLMFGVFVFLLRPVSTQKIRNQIYFLDNEGDIVLNRPDNPGSDTVVWEWEPHSGRGKQTVVSLRYQYNGTWSKQWGNGWGNTDKNQEVDVDDHTGNLAITKPRFKWSGLFTLTETHPRNQILKQYEIYGMKVNEVGSNNFDLHVFPSEISIAEYSRLQEYVLRVTLKISADKAKALWNKTTVHGPPATRSHRAKSNVQTSETLESQDAA, encoded by the exons GAATCCACAAAATGAGGCCCAGGTTTCTCTGCATCAGTTTGCCAGCTGGTTTGATGTTCGGTGtctttgttttcctgcttcgaccagtttccacacaga AAATCAGAAATCAGATTTATTTCTTGGATAATGAAGGCGACATTGTGTTAAACAGACCGGACAATCCTGGGAGTGACACTGTTGTCTGGGAATGGGAACCACACTCAGGGCGGGGAAAACAGACAGTGGTATCTCTCCGCTACCAGTACAACGGCACGTGGAGCAAACAGTGGGGCAATGGCTGGGGAAACACAGACAAGAACCAGGAGGTGGATGTGGATGACCATACTGGTAATCTGGCAATAACAAAACCCAGATTTAAATGGTCAGGATTGTTCACTTTGACCGAAACACATCCGAGGAACCAGatcctgaaacaatatgaaatataTGGAATGAAAG tgaatgaGGTTGGATCCAACAACTTTGATCTTCATGTTTTCCCCAGCGAAATCTCCATTGCAGAATATTCTaggctgcaggagtacgtgctgagggtcaCACTGAAGATCAGTGCAGACAAAGCAAAGGCATTGTGGAATAAAACTACAGTCCATGGACCTCCTGCCACCAGATCCCACCGAGCTAAATCTAATGTACAAACCTCTGAAACACTTGAATCTCAGGATGCAGCATGA